In Salinarimonas sp., a genomic segment contains:
- a CDS encoding glucokinase produces the protein MRPVPHPLLVADVGGTNARFSLAEEPGAALAPVCRLRTKETPTAYDAIEQALSASPVRAKSVILCAAGPVLGREARLTNAQWTFDGADLARHFDLAQGLLLNDFEAAALALAVLEPSDVRPIGRPVPPGGGPKLVLGPGTGLGMAALVVVGGRAAPLPGEAGHIGFGPLDEEDVPVFARIERHFGRLTPETILSGPGMLRLHRALAPDFGRDPAAVEDDPPELVARAHGACPHCAATVQHFLKHLARFCGDMGILFSATGGVVIRGGVTNSIAPLADEDLFRARFDDKAPVEALARAVPLSLLPSDAVILRAMAAVGADPDRFVIDYAARYWRV, from the coding sequence ATGAGACCCGTCCCGCATCCCCTCCTCGTCGCCGATGTCGGCGGCACCAACGCCCGCTTCTCGCTCGCCGAGGAGCCGGGGGCGGCGCTCGCGCCCGTATGCCGGCTGCGCACGAAGGAGACGCCGACGGCCTACGACGCCATCGAGCAGGCGCTCTCCGCGAGCCCCGTGCGGGCGAAGAGCGTGATCCTGTGCGCCGCGGGGCCGGTGCTCGGGCGCGAGGCGCGGCTGACCAACGCGCAATGGACCTTCGACGGGGCCGACCTCGCCCGGCATTTCGACCTCGCGCAGGGGCTTCTCCTCAACGATTTCGAGGCGGCCGCCCTGGCGCTCGCCGTGCTCGAGCCCTCCGACGTGCGGCCCATCGGCCGGCCGGTGCCGCCGGGCGGGGGGCCGAAGCTCGTGCTCGGTCCGGGCACGGGGCTCGGCATGGCGGCGCTCGTCGTCGTCGGCGGGCGCGCGGCGCCGCTGCCGGGCGAGGCGGGGCATATCGGCTTCGGGCCGCTGGACGAGGAGGACGTGCCCGTCTTCGCGCGGATCGAGCGGCATTTCGGCCGGCTCACGCCGGAGACGATCCTGTCCGGGCCCGGCATGCTGCGGCTCCACCGGGCGCTCGCCCCCGATTTCGGCCGCGACCCGGCGGCGGTGGAGGACGACCCGCCCGAGCTCGTCGCCCGCGCCCACGGCGCCTGCCCGCATTGCGCGGCGACCGTGCAGCATTTCCTCAAGCACCTCGCGCGCTTCTGCGGCGACATGGGCATCCTGTTCTCGGCCACCGGCGGCGTCGTCATCCGCGGGGGCGTGACGAACTCGATCGCCCCGCTCGCCGACGAGGACCTGTTCCGCGCCCGCTTCGACGACAAGGCCCCCGTCGAGGCGCTCGCCCGCGCCGTGCCCCTGTCGCTCCTGCCCTCCGACGCCGTGATCCTGCGCGCCATGGCGGCGGTGGGGGCCGACCCGGACCGCTTCGTGATCGACTACGCGGCGCGGTATTGGCGGGTGTGA
- a CDS encoding type II toxin-antitoxin system RelE/ParE family toxin produces MAWRLSRAAEDDVVRIHRHSASLFGYDHADAYVRGLEAIFRFLCENPRAARERLEIEPPVRVHPYSAHVVIYVLDADGVLIVRIRHAREDWLSDPD; encoded by the coding sequence ATGGCTTGGCGTCTGTCGCGTGCGGCGGAGGATGACGTCGTCCGCATTCATCGCCACAGCGCGAGCTTGTTCGGATACGACCACGCCGACGCCTATGTCCGCGGGCTCGAAGCGATCTTTCGCTTCCTCTGCGAAAATCCGAGAGCCGCGCGCGAGCGCCTGGAGATCGAGCCTCCCGTTCGCGTCCACCCCTACAGCGCGCACGTCGTCATCTATGTCCTGGACGCCGACGGCGTGCTGATCGTCCGCATCCGCCACGCCCGCGAGGATTGGCTGAGCGATCCCGATTGA
- a CDS encoding phosphoribosylanthranilate isomerase produces the protein MTRSGLVKICGLKTPETLDAALAAGADMVGLVHFPRSPRHVEVDAAADLAERARGRAEIVALVVDPDDELLAALAERVRPDLIQLHGKEPPERVAAIRERFGTPVMKAVGIAEEADLARVPPYAAVCDRLLFDAKPPKTTDALPGGNGLSFDWRLVAALDPGRPAMLSGGLTPGNVGAAIAATRMRAVDVSSGVESAPGVKDPIAIAAFTAAARAAWRTLDEADTP, from the coding sequence ATGACACGCTCCGGCCTCGTCAAGATCTGCGGCCTGAAGACGCCCGAGACGCTGGATGCGGCGCTCGCGGCGGGCGCCGACATGGTCGGGCTCGTGCATTTCCCCAGGAGCCCGCGGCACGTCGAGGTGGACGCCGCCGCCGACCTGGCGGAGCGGGCCCGCGGTCGGGCGGAGATCGTCGCGCTCGTCGTCGATCCGGACGACGAGCTCCTCGCCGCGCTCGCCGAGCGCGTGCGCCCGGACCTGATCCAGCTTCACGGCAAGGAGCCGCCGGAGCGCGTCGCCGCCATCCGGGAGCGCTTCGGGACGCCCGTGATGAAGGCGGTCGGCATCGCCGAGGAGGCGGATCTCGCCCGCGTGCCGCCCTACGCCGCCGTCTGCGACCGGCTCCTGTTCGACGCCAAGCCGCCGAAGACCACGGACGCGCTGCCCGGCGGCAACGGCCTCTCCTTCGACTGGCGCCTCGTCGCGGCCCTTGACCCGGGACGCCCGGCCATGCTGTCAGGTGGGCTCACCCCGGGGAATGTCGGGGCGGCGATCGCGGCGACCCGCATGCGCGCCGTCGACGTCTCCTCCGGGGTGGAATCCGCGCCGGGGGTCAAGGACCCGATCGCCATCGCGGCCTTCACGGCCGCCGCCCGCGCCGCCTGGCGCACGCTCGACGAGGCAGACACGCCGTGA
- a CDS encoding type II toxin-antitoxin system ParD family antitoxin produces MATMNVSLPDPMKDWVEAQARGGRYANASDYVRDLIRRDQERQAKIAAMQELVREGLESGVGDRSIEELIAAARDPSTPGD; encoded by the coding sequence ATGGCGACCATGAACGTATCCCTGCCCGATCCGATGAAGGACTGGGTCGAAGCGCAGGCGCGCGGCGGTCGCTACGCGAACGCGAGCGACTATGTCCGTGACCTCATCCGGCGCGATCAGGAGCGGCAGGCCAAGATCGCGGCGATGCAGGAGCTCGTCCGGGAGGGGTTGGAGAGCGGCGTCGGCGACCGCTCCATCGAGGAGCTGATCGCGGCCGCCCGCGATCCATCCACGCCTGGAGACTGA
- the trpB gene encoding tryptophan synthase subunit beta translates to MFGGRFVAETLMPNILELEAAYEAAKADPEFERELRSYAKHYVGRPSPLYYAERLTEHVRETAGADKGAKIYLKRDELNHTGAHKVNNVLGQILLARRMGKKRIIAETGAGQHGVATATLCARFGLECIVYMGAVDVERQRPNVFRMEMLGATVVPCHSGSKTLKDAMNEALRDWVTNVETTFYCIGTVAGPHPYPAMVRDFQCVIGDEVRWQMQEAEGRLPDSLIAAIGGGSNAIGLFHPFLDDEGVEIYGVEAAGRGIETGEHAASITGGKPGVLHGNRTYLLMDGDGQITEAHSISAGLDYPGIGPEHSWLADVGRVTYMSATDQEALAAFQLISKLEGIIPALEPSHAIARAVEIAADKPRDHLMVINLCGRGDKDIFTVAEHLRGGL, encoded by the coding sequence ATGTTCGGCGGCCGCTTCGTCGCCGAGACGCTGATGCCGAACATCCTCGAGCTCGAGGCGGCCTACGAAGCGGCCAAGGCCGACCCGGAGTTCGAGCGCGAGCTGCGGTCCTACGCCAAGCACTATGTCGGCCGGCCGAGCCCGCTCTACTACGCCGAGCGGCTGACCGAGCACGTCCGCGAGACCGCGGGCGCGGACAAGGGCGCCAAGATCTACCTCAAGCGCGACGAGCTCAACCACACCGGCGCGCACAAGGTGAACAACGTGCTCGGCCAGATCCTGCTCGCCCGGCGCATGGGCAAGAAGCGGATCATCGCCGAGACCGGCGCCGGCCAGCACGGCGTCGCGACCGCGACGCTGTGCGCGCGCTTCGGCCTCGAATGCATCGTCTACATGGGCGCCGTCGACGTCGAGCGGCAGCGCCCCAACGTCTTCCGCATGGAGATGCTCGGCGCCACCGTCGTGCCCTGCCATTCCGGCTCGAAGACGCTCAAGGACGCGATGAACGAGGCGCTGCGCGACTGGGTGACCAACGTCGAGACGACGTTCTACTGCATCGGCACCGTGGCCGGCCCCCACCCCTACCCCGCCATGGTGCGCGACTTCCAGTGCGTCATCGGCGACGAGGTGCGCTGGCAGATGCAGGAGGCGGAAGGCCGCCTGCCGGATTCCCTCATCGCCGCCATCGGCGGCGGGTCGAACGCCATCGGCCTGTTCCACCCGTTCCTCGACGACGAGGGCGTCGAGATCTACGGCGTCGAGGCGGCCGGGCGCGGCATCGAGACCGGCGAGCACGCGGCCTCGATCACCGGCGGCAAGCCCGGCGTCCTGCACGGCAACCGCACCTACCTCCTCATGGACGGCGACGGCCAGATCACCGAGGCGCATTCGATCTCGGCGGGCCTCGACTATCCCGGCATCGGCCCGGAGCATTCCTGGCTCGCCGATGTCGGCCGCGTGACCTACATGTCCGCCACCGACCAGGAGGCGCTCGCCGCCTTCCAGCTGATCTCGAAGCTCGAGGGCATCATCCCCGCGCTCGAGCCCTCCCACGCCATCGCCCGGGCGGTGGAGATCGCCGCCGACAAGCCGCGCGACCACCTGATGGTGATCAACTTGTGCGGCCGCGGCGACAAGGACATCTTCACGGTCGCCGAGCACCTGCGGGGCGGGTTGTGA
- a CDS encoding MFS transporter, whose translation MKSKALATTPAKIGPALAVIGAVSVFTVTLGINYPYLTVLLKARGFSTSFVGLNAAMIPIGLVVGSLLTPRIALVTGPYVLSLCSITASFATLAALYAWYAVADDAMLPFLLMPLCISLGIFINGLFVVGEAWINRLAPDAARGRILGVYTTALIAGYGVGPILLSLAAGDALVIQATSLGLLVAAALPLLAFRSTISGLTFAPEPGSDGGARDMLRFALMAPYLVLCFASIAFFDNVAMSMKPIFGSARGLEVAEASRVLGAIIIGGACFQPLIGALADRFPNRRVVLVFSIATVLLSVPMARIESATLLTVLAFVWGGVAFATYTMALKELGDRYTGAPLLTGSAVLALTWGLTTIVGLPLTGLLLDGTSPLYLPMILVVLYVPLILASLRR comes from the coding sequence ATGAAGAGCAAGGCACTGGCGACAACGCCCGCCAAAATCGGGCCCGCTTTGGCTGTGATCGGAGCCGTGAGCGTCTTCACTGTGACGCTGGGGATAAACTATCCGTATCTCACGGTGCTCCTGAAGGCGAGGGGGTTCTCCACCTCGTTCGTCGGGCTCAACGCGGCGATGATTCCGATCGGACTCGTCGTCGGCAGCCTGCTGACGCCCCGCATCGCCCTGGTGACGGGGCCGTACGTCCTGTCGCTCTGCTCGATCACCGCCTCGTTCGCGACCCTCGCCGCCCTCTACGCCTGGTACGCCGTCGCCGACGATGCGATGCTCCCGTTCCTGCTGATGCCGCTTTGCATCTCGCTCGGCATCTTCATCAATGGGCTCTTCGTCGTCGGCGAAGCCTGGATCAACAGGCTGGCGCCCGATGCGGCGCGGGGGCGGATCCTTGGCGTCTATACGACCGCGCTGATCGCCGGCTACGGCGTCGGGCCGATCCTCCTGTCGCTCGCCGCAGGCGACGCGCTGGTGATCCAGGCGACGAGCCTGGGCCTGCTCGTCGCCGCAGCGCTGCCGCTACTGGCCTTCCGCTCGACGATCTCCGGCCTCACTTTCGCGCCCGAGCCCGGGTCGGACGGCGGCGCACGCGACATGCTGCGCTTCGCGCTGATGGCGCCCTACCTCGTCCTGTGCTTCGCCAGCATCGCCTTCTTCGACAACGTCGCCATGTCGATGAAGCCGATCTTCGGCAGCGCGCGCGGGCTCGAGGTCGCCGAGGCCAGCCGCGTGCTGGGCGCGATCATCATCGGCGGAGCCTGCTTCCAGCCGCTGATCGGGGCGCTCGCCGACAGGTTCCCCAATCGCCGGGTCGTTCTCGTGTTCTCCATCGCGACGGTGCTGCTCTCGGTGCCGATGGCACGGATCGAATCGGCGACGCTGCTGACCGTACTCGCGTTCGTCTGGGGCGGCGTGGCGTTCGCGACGTACACGATGGCGCTAAAGGAGCTGGGGGACCGCTACACCGGCGCCCCGCTGCTGACCGGCAGCGCCGTCCTGGCGCTCACCTGGGGGCTCACCACCATCGTCGGCCTGCCGCTGACCGGCCTCCTCCTCGACGGAACGAGCCCGCTGTACCTGCCGATGATTCTGGTCGTGCTGTACGTCCCACTCATCCTGGCGAGCTTGAGGCGTTGA